From the Meriones unguiculatus strain TT.TT164.6M chromosome 12, Bangor_MerUng_6.1, whole genome shotgun sequence genome, one window contains:
- the Smtn gene encoding smoothelin isoform X3, translating to MADEALAGLDEGALRKLLEVTADLAERRRIRSAIRELQRQELEREEEALASKRFRAERQDNKENWLHSQQREAEQQAALAQLAGRLESMNDVEELTTLLRSAGEYEERKLIRAAIRRVRAQEIEAATLAGRLCSRLPRSGSQEDSRRPAAHRLDPGKVTEQQERQTEAPEPTPSPEDSSRDVTTVTLLLRAPGSPASPDTSPSAASSQPLPEPAGAQCPTAEAPDGPEPLPPSPGAPSPEPPMSPAPPSSRGQVISKPLPGPAEPSDTLGPARGSSNNKRADPAERQPCQRSLSVLSPQQPTPNREPTPLAGPSQFQRAGSVRDRVRKFTSDSPVVARLQDGPSRTALTSLTPTRLPGPSLITTISASSSSSSSSSSSSSSSSSSNSSSRGPSDTSSHKKQTELSHSLAQLQSCPQEEGPRGRGLAPKSLENRAGGPSPFSEEPSTPLPVAIGTGEPGGSMKTTFTIEIKDGRGQAPTGRVLLPTGNQRAELTLGLRAPPALLSTSSGGKSTITHVGSPGTVTRLGSVTHVTTFSHASPGNRGGCNFKAAEDAGTPVAHPPAFSTRRSSSAGPSRSSSLMEPDPAEPPSATVEAANGTEQARADKAPEGRSPLSAEELMAIEDEGVLDKMLDQTTNFEERKLIRAALRELRQRKRDQRDKEREQRLREARARPGESRSNMATETTTRHSQRAADGSAVSTVTKTERLVHSNDGTQTARTTTVESSFVRRMENGSSSSSSSTTVQTKTFSSSSSSSKKMGSIFDREDQTSSRPGSLAALEKRQAEKKKELMKAQSLPKTSASQARKAMIEKLEKEGSAGSPGTPRTAVQRSTSFGVPNANSIKQMLLDWCRAKTRGYEHVDIQNFSSSWSDGMAFCALVHNFFPEAFDYGQLSPQNRRQNFEMAFSSAETHADCPQLLDTEDMVRLREPDWKCVYTYIQEFYRCLVQKGLVKTKKS from the exons atggcagATGAGGCCTTAGCTGGGCTGGATGAAGGAGCCCTCCGAAAACTG CTGGAGGTCACAGCAGATCTGGCAGAGCGGCGGCGGATCCGCTCGGCCATCCGGGAGCTGCAGCGGCAGGAGCTAGAACGAGAGGAGGAGGCTCTGGCGTCCAAACGGTTCCGTGCAGAACGGCAAGACAACAAGGAGAACTGGCTACA CTCTCAACAGCGGGAAGCTGAGCAGCAGGCTGCCCTCGCACAGTTGGCAGGGCGGCTGGAGTCCATGAATGATGTAGAGGAGTTGACCACACTG CTCCGGAGTGCCGGTGAATACGAGGAACGCAAGCTGATCCGGGCTGCCATCCGCCGGGTGCGTGCTCAGGAGATTGAGG CTGCCACCTTGGCCGGGAGACTGTGCAGTAGACTTCCCAGGAGCGGCTCCCAAGAGGACAGCAGGAGGCCAGCGGCACACAGATTGGACCCTGGTAAG GTGACAGAGCAACAGGAGCGGCAGACAGAAGCTCCAGAGCCAACCCCCAGCCCTGAGGACAGCAGCCGGGATGTGACCACAGTGACACTCCTGCTGAGGGCCCCGGGCTCACCTGCCTCCCCTGACACTTCTCCCAGTGCTGCTTCTTCTCAGCCTCTCCCAgagcctgctggagcccagtgtccTACTGCTGAGGCCCCAGACGGCCCCGAGCCGCTTCCTCCCTCTCCGGGAGCCCCCAGCCCTGAGCCCCCCATGTCACCAGCACCCCCCAGCTCTCGGGGACAGGTCATCAGCAAG CCCCTGCCTGGCCCCGCAGAGCCCTCTGATACCTTGGGCCCCGCCAGAGGCTCCTCCAACAATAAGAGAGCAG ACCCGGCTGAACGGCAACCCTGCCAGCGCTCCCTATCCGTGCTCAGTCCCCAACAGCCAACCCCAAATCGAG agCCAACCCCCCTTGCAGGGCCATCCCAGTTCCAACGGGCTGGCTCTGTCAGAGACCGAGTCCGCAAGTTCACGTCTGACTCTCCTGTGGTTGCCAGGCTCCAGGATGGCCCATCCCGAACAGCCCTCACTTCGCTGACCCCCACAAGGCTCCCGGGCCCTTCCCTCATCACTaccatctctgcctcctcctcctcctcctcctcctcctcctcctcctcctcctcctcctcctccagcaacTCCTCCTCTCGAGGTCCCAGTGACACTTCCTCCCACAAGAAGCAAACAGAACTCTCTCATTCCCTGGCCCAGCTTCAGAGCTGCCCTCAGGAGGAGGGCCCTAGGGGGCGGGGCTTGGCTCCCAAGTCCCTTGAAAACAGAGCAGGGGGGCCCAGCCCCTTCTCAGAAGAGCCCAGTACTCCACTGCCCGTGGCCATTGGCACTGGGGAGCCAGGGGGCAGTATGAAGACTACATTTACCATTGAGATCAAGGACGGCCGTGGTCAGGCCCCCACAGGCCGCGTTCTGCTGCCCACGGGCAACCAGCGAGCAG AGTTGACACTGGGATTGCGGGCGCCCCCGGCCCTTCTCAGCACCAGCAGTGGGGGCAAGAGCACCATCACCCATGTCGGCAGCCCTGGGACTGTGACCCGACTGGGCAGTGTCACTCACGTCACCACCTTCAGCCATGCCTCCCCTGGTAACCGAGGAGGCTGCAACTTTAAG gcagctgaggATGCTGGGACCCCTGTGGCCCACCCGCCTGCCTTTAGCACCCGCCGCAGCTCCTCGGCGGGACCCTCTCGCAGCAGCAGTCTC ATGGAGCCAGATCCGGCAGAGCCCCCCTCTGCGACAGTGGAAGCAGCTAATGGCACAGAGCAGGCCCGAGCGGACAAAGCCCCAGAGGGGCGGAGCCCCCTGAGTGCAGAGGAGCTGATGGCCATTGAGGATGAAGGAGTCCTGGACAAGATG CTGGACCAGACGACGAACTTTGAGGAGCGGAAGCTCATCCGGGCTGCTCTCCGTGAACTCCGACAGAGGAAGAGAG ACCAGAGGGACAAGGAACGAGAACAGCGACTACGGGAGGCCCGGGCCCGGCCGGGGGAGAGCCGAAGCAATATGGCTACAGAGACCACCACAAGGCACAGCCAGCGGGCCGCTGATGGCTCCGCTGTCAGCACAGTTACCAAAACTGAGCGACTCGTCCACTCCA ATGATGGCACACAGACAGCCCGCACCACCACGGTGGAGTCGAGTTTCGTGAGGCGCATGGAGA atggcagcagcagcagcagcagcagcaccacagTCCAAACCAagaccttttcttcttcctcctcttcgtCCAAAAAAATGGGCAG CATCTTTGACCGAGAGGACCAAACCAGCTCACGTCCTGGCAGCCTGGCAGCCCTTGAGAAACGCCaggcagagaagaaaaaagagttAATGAAGGCACAGAGCCTGCCCAAGACTTCAGCGTCCCAAGCTCGCAAAGCCATGATTGAGAAACTAGAGAAGGAAGGTTCTGCGGG CAGTCCTGGAACACCCCGTACAGCCGTACAGCGTTCTACCAGCTTCGGGGTCCCCAACGCCAATAGCATCAAGCAGATGTTGCTGGACTGGTGCCGAGCCAAGACCCGTGGCTACGAG CACGTGGACATCCAGAACTTCTCCTCCAGCTGGAGTGATGGGATGGCCTTCTGTGCCCTGGTGCACAATTTCTTCCCTGAGGCTTTTGACTATGGGCAGCTTAGCCCACAAAACCGGCGCCAGAACTTTGAAATGGCTTTCTCATCCGCTGA GACCCATGCGGACTGCCCGCAGCTCCTGGATACAGAGGACATGGTGCGGCTTCGAGAGCCTGACTGGAAGTGCGTGTACACGTACATCCAGGAGTTCTACCGCTGTCTGGTCCAGAAGGGGCTGGTAAAAACCAAAAAGTCCTAA
- the Smtn gene encoding smoothelin isoform X5, which translates to MADEALAGLDEGALRKLLEVTADLAERRRIRSAIRELQRQELEREEEALASKRFRAERQDNKENWLHSQQREAEQQAALAQLAGRLESMNDVEELTTLLRSAGEYEERKLIRAAIRRVRAQEIEAATLAGRLCSRLPRSGSQEDSRRPAAHRLDPGKVTEQQERQTEAPEPTPSPEDSSRDVTTVTLLLRAPGSPASPDTSPSAASSQPLPEPAGAQCPTAEAPDGPEPLPPSPGAPSPEPPMSPAPPSSRGQVISKPLPGPAEPSDTLGPARGSSNNKRADPAERQPCQRSLSVLSPQQPTPNREPTPLAGPSQFQRAGSVRDRVRKFTSDSPVVARLQDGPSRTALTSLTPTRLPGPSLITTISASSSSSSSSSSSSSSSSSSNSSSRGPSDTSSHKKQTELSHSLAQLQSCPQEEGPRGRGLAPKSLENRAGGPSPFSEEPSTPLPVAIGTGEPGGSMKTTFTIEIKDGRGQAPTGRVLLPTGNQRAELTLGLRAPPALLSTSSGGKSTITHVGSPGTVTRLGSVTHVTTFSHASPGNRGGCNFKMEPDPAEPPSATVEAANGTEQARADKAPEGRSPLSAEELMAIEDEGVLDKMLDQTTNFEERKLIRAALRELRQRKRDQRDKEREQRLREARARPGESRSNMATETTTRHSQRAADGSAVSTVTKTERLVHSNDGTQTARTTTVESSFVRRMENGSSSSSSSTTVQTKTFSSSSSSSKKMGSIFDREDQTSSRPGSLAALEKRQAEKKKELMKAQSLPKTSASQARKAMIEKLEKEGSAGSPGTPRTAVQRSTSFGVPNANSIKQMLLDWCRAKTRGYEHVDIQNFSSSWSDGMAFCALVHNFFPEAFDYGQLSPQNRRQNFEMAFSSAETHADCPQLLDTEDMVRLREPDWKCVYTYIQEFYRCLVQKGLVKTKKS; encoded by the exons atggcagATGAGGCCTTAGCTGGGCTGGATGAAGGAGCCCTCCGAAAACTG CTGGAGGTCACAGCAGATCTGGCAGAGCGGCGGCGGATCCGCTCGGCCATCCGGGAGCTGCAGCGGCAGGAGCTAGAACGAGAGGAGGAGGCTCTGGCGTCCAAACGGTTCCGTGCAGAACGGCAAGACAACAAGGAGAACTGGCTACA CTCTCAACAGCGGGAAGCTGAGCAGCAGGCTGCCCTCGCACAGTTGGCAGGGCGGCTGGAGTCCATGAATGATGTAGAGGAGTTGACCACACTG CTCCGGAGTGCCGGTGAATACGAGGAACGCAAGCTGATCCGGGCTGCCATCCGCCGGGTGCGTGCTCAGGAGATTGAGG CTGCCACCTTGGCCGGGAGACTGTGCAGTAGACTTCCCAGGAGCGGCTCCCAAGAGGACAGCAGGAGGCCAGCGGCACACAGATTGGACCCTGGTAAG GTGACAGAGCAACAGGAGCGGCAGACAGAAGCTCCAGAGCCAACCCCCAGCCCTGAGGACAGCAGCCGGGATGTGACCACAGTGACACTCCTGCTGAGGGCCCCGGGCTCACCTGCCTCCCCTGACACTTCTCCCAGTGCTGCTTCTTCTCAGCCTCTCCCAgagcctgctggagcccagtgtccTACTGCTGAGGCCCCAGACGGCCCCGAGCCGCTTCCTCCCTCTCCGGGAGCCCCCAGCCCTGAGCCCCCCATGTCACCAGCACCCCCCAGCTCTCGGGGACAGGTCATCAGCAAG CCCCTGCCTGGCCCCGCAGAGCCCTCTGATACCTTGGGCCCCGCCAGAGGCTCCTCCAACAATAAGAGAGCAG ACCCGGCTGAACGGCAACCCTGCCAGCGCTCCCTATCCGTGCTCAGTCCCCAACAGCCAACCCCAAATCGAG agCCAACCCCCCTTGCAGGGCCATCCCAGTTCCAACGGGCTGGCTCTGTCAGAGACCGAGTCCGCAAGTTCACGTCTGACTCTCCTGTGGTTGCCAGGCTCCAGGATGGCCCATCCCGAACAGCCCTCACTTCGCTGACCCCCACAAGGCTCCCGGGCCCTTCCCTCATCACTaccatctctgcctcctcctcctcctcctcctcctcctcctcctcctcctcctcctcctcctccagcaacTCCTCCTCTCGAGGTCCCAGTGACACTTCCTCCCACAAGAAGCAAACAGAACTCTCTCATTCCCTGGCCCAGCTTCAGAGCTGCCCTCAGGAGGAGGGCCCTAGGGGGCGGGGCTTGGCTCCCAAGTCCCTTGAAAACAGAGCAGGGGGGCCCAGCCCCTTCTCAGAAGAGCCCAGTACTCCACTGCCCGTGGCCATTGGCACTGGGGAGCCAGGGGGCAGTATGAAGACTACATTTACCATTGAGATCAAGGACGGCCGTGGTCAGGCCCCCACAGGCCGCGTTCTGCTGCCCACGGGCAACCAGCGAGCAG AGTTGACACTGGGATTGCGGGCGCCCCCGGCCCTTCTCAGCACCAGCAGTGGGGGCAAGAGCACCATCACCCATGTCGGCAGCCCTGGGACTGTGACCCGACTGGGCAGTGTCACTCACGTCACCACCTTCAGCCATGCCTCCCCTGGTAACCGAGGAGGCTGCAACTTTAAG ATGGAGCCAGATCCGGCAGAGCCCCCCTCTGCGACAGTGGAAGCAGCTAATGGCACAGAGCAGGCCCGAGCGGACAAAGCCCCAGAGGGGCGGAGCCCCCTGAGTGCAGAGGAGCTGATGGCCATTGAGGATGAAGGAGTCCTGGACAAGATG CTGGACCAGACGACGAACTTTGAGGAGCGGAAGCTCATCCGGGCTGCTCTCCGTGAACTCCGACAGAGGAAGAGAG ACCAGAGGGACAAGGAACGAGAACAGCGACTACGGGAGGCCCGGGCCCGGCCGGGGGAGAGCCGAAGCAATATGGCTACAGAGACCACCACAAGGCACAGCCAGCGGGCCGCTGATGGCTCCGCTGTCAGCACAGTTACCAAAACTGAGCGACTCGTCCACTCCA ATGATGGCACACAGACAGCCCGCACCACCACGGTGGAGTCGAGTTTCGTGAGGCGCATGGAGA atggcagcagcagcagcagcagcagcaccacagTCCAAACCAagaccttttcttcttcctcctcttcgtCCAAAAAAATGGGCAG CATCTTTGACCGAGAGGACCAAACCAGCTCACGTCCTGGCAGCCTGGCAGCCCTTGAGAAACGCCaggcagagaagaaaaaagagttAATGAAGGCACAGAGCCTGCCCAAGACTTCAGCGTCCCAAGCTCGCAAAGCCATGATTGAGAAACTAGAGAAGGAAGGTTCTGCGGG CAGTCCTGGAACACCCCGTACAGCCGTACAGCGTTCTACCAGCTTCGGGGTCCCCAACGCCAATAGCATCAAGCAGATGTTGCTGGACTGGTGCCGAGCCAAGACCCGTGGCTACGAG CACGTGGACATCCAGAACTTCTCCTCCAGCTGGAGTGATGGGATGGCCTTCTGTGCCCTGGTGCACAATTTCTTCCCTGAGGCTTTTGACTATGGGCAGCTTAGCCCACAAAACCGGCGCCAGAACTTTGAAATGGCTTTCTCATCCGCTGA GACCCATGCGGACTGCCCGCAGCTCCTGGATACAGAGGACATGGTGCGGCTTCGAGAGCCTGACTGGAAGTGCGTGTACACGTACATCCAGGAGTTCTACCGCTGTCTGGTCCAGAAGGGGCTGGTAAAAACCAAAAAGTCCTAA